One part of the Bacillota bacterium genome encodes these proteins:
- a CDS encoding ABC transporter substrate-binding protein, with protein sequence MGAAAGLFAAAGGLGRLTLRPLEALASQSALAPVKVGALLDFTGPLGEFGPHHRNALELAARQINQAAREVFGGPILQLIYEDASTTPSIGVDRARKLVEVDRVPAIIGALATGVTVPVAESVTIPAGVLQITHSGTSPLLSVLPADQGKDLLFRTVASDALQAVVAAQLAAGELVPGYRFSRAAVIYVNNPYGQGLASVFAESFKRRGGVVTAQVAVPEEPKPTYTPELAAALRDNPDVLVAATYPGQATVYLKEAVDVFGFKRFQFTDGTKSEEIVKVLGAGLVEGQLGTTPASDPQWAGWSRFAEAYQAAYGARPNLPYMDTAYDAVAVVGLAIARCLADGVPVTGVNLRDRLRRVSNPPGERVGVGDFAQALRLIRQGRDVDYTGAAGEVDFDENGDVITPVEIWRYHGGAIETVAIRRPNEIPRQ encoded by the coding sequence TTGGGGGCCGCCGCGGGTCTGTTCGCAGCCGCCGGTGGCCTCGGGCGGCTCACGCTCCGCCCCCTCGAGGCGCTCGCGTCGCAGAGCGCGCTTGCGCCCGTCAAGGTCGGGGCGCTCCTCGACTTCACGGGGCCGCTCGGCGAGTTCGGCCCGCATCACCGCAACGCCCTCGAGCTGGCCGCCCGCCAGATCAACCAGGCGGCCCGGGAGGTCTTCGGCGGGCCCATCCTCCAGCTCATCTACGAGGATGCCTCCACGACCCCGTCCATCGGGGTCGACCGGGCCCGCAAGCTGGTCGAGGTCGACCGGGTGCCCGCCATCATCGGGGCGCTCGCCACAGGGGTGACGGTGCCGGTCGCCGAATCGGTGACCATCCCCGCCGGCGTGCTCCAGATCACGCACTCCGGCACCTCGCCGCTGCTCAGCGTCCTTCCTGCCGACCAGGGCAAGGATCTGCTGTTCCGCACGGTGGCATCGGATGCCCTGCAGGCCGTGGTGGCCGCACAGCTGGCCGCCGGCGAGCTCGTCCCGGGCTACCGCTTCAGCCGCGCGGCCGTCATCTACGTGAACAACCCCTACGGCCAGGGACTTGCCAGCGTGTTCGCCGAGTCGTTCAAGCGCCGGGGCGGGGTGGTGACGGCGCAGGTGGCCGTTCCCGAGGAGCCCAAGCCGACCTACACGCCGGAACTGGCAGCCGCGCTGCGAGACAACCCGGACGTGCTCGTGGCGGCCACCTATCCCGGCCAGGCCACGGTTTACCTCAAGGAGGCCGTGGACGTGTTCGGCTTCAAGCGCTTCCAGTTCACGGACGGGACCAAGTCGGAAGAGATCGTCAAGGTGCTGGGGGCTGGGCTCGTCGAGGGCCAGCTTGGCACCACGCCGGCTTCCGACCCGCAGTGGGCCGGGTGGAGCCGGTTCGCCGAGGCTTATCAGGCGGCTTACGGCGCCCGCCCCAATTTGCCGTACATGGACACCGCCTACGATGCCGTGGCGGTCGTCGGGCTGGCCATCGCCCGGTGCCTCGCTGACGGGGTGCCGGTGACGGGCGTAAACCTGCGAGACCGCCTGCGCCGCGTCTCCAACCCGCCGGGCGAGCGGGTGGGGGTGGGCGACTTCGCCCAGGCCCTGCGCCTCATCCGCCAGGGCCGGGATGTCGACTACACGGGCGCGGCCGGCGAGGTGGACTTCGACGAAAACGGGGACGTCATCACCCCGGTCGAGATCTGGCGGTACCACGGGGGCGCCATCGAAACCGTCGCCATCCGGCGGCCCAACGAAATCCCCAGGCAGTAG
- a CDS encoding ABC transporter ATP-binding protein yields the protein MPPTPVEEPHPPDTLLEVSGLVKRFGGLRAVDGLTLRVRQGTITGLIGPNGAGKSTLFDLITGFAAPDAGRIRLRGDDITGLPPHRIFQKGVARTFQIPRVHRSLTVLENLMLVPPGQIGERPWNPWLRPGAVRRQEAAVRERALEVLAFVELLHEKDERAGHLSGGQRKLLELARTMMADPVLVLLDEPGAGVNPTLLRRLAGAIERLRRERGVTFLVIEHDMSLVMSLCNPVVVMSEGRKLAEGAPGAIREDPAVLEAYLGGQYAFAAV from the coding sequence ATGCCCCCCACGCCGGTAGAAGAGCCTCATCCCCCCGACACGTTGCTCGAGGTGAGTGGCCTGGTCAAGCGATTCGGGGGCCTGCGGGCGGTGGATGGCCTCACGCTTCGCGTCCGACAGGGCACCATCACCGGCCTCATCGGGCCTAACGGCGCCGGAAAATCCACCCTGTTCGACCTGATCACCGGGTTTGCTGCGCCCGACGCCGGCCGCATCCGGTTGCGCGGCGACGACATCACGGGCCTGCCGCCGCACCGCATCTTCCAGAAGGGCGTCGCCCGGACCTTCCAGATTCCCCGGGTCCACCGCAGTCTGACCGTCCTGGAAAACTTGATGCTCGTGCCGCCCGGCCAGATCGGCGAGCGGCCGTGGAACCCGTGGCTGCGCCCCGGGGCAGTTCGCCGGCAGGAGGCCGCCGTGCGGGAGCGGGCGCTGGAGGTCCTGGCGTTCGTGGAGTTGCTGCACGAAAAGGACGAGCGCGCCGGGCACCTGTCCGGTGGGCAGCGCAAGCTCCTGGAGCTGGCCCGCACCATGATGGCCGACCCTGTACTGGTGCTGCTCGATGAGCCCGGCGCCGGCGTGAACCCCACCCTCCTGCGCCGGCTGGCGGGCGCCATCGAGCGGCTGCGCCGGGAGCGGGGGGTCACGTTTTTGGTCATCGAGCACGACATGAGCCTCGTCATGAGCTTGTGCAACCCGGTCGTCGTCATGAGCGAGGGTCGCAAGCTGGCCGAGGGGGCCCCTGGTGCCATCCGAGAGGACCCCGCGGTCCTGGAGGCGTACCTTGGCGGCCAGTATGCCTTCGCTGCCGTCTGA
- a CDS encoding ABC transporter ATP-binding protein translates to MALLRVKRLSAGYGDAQVLFDVSIEVGAGEIVCVIGPNGAGKSTLMKALFGLVQPSAGRIEFDGADVTGLSPERLVRLGMAYVPQVDNVFASLTVEENLEMGAFVLNEGLEARKERIFSLFPALRERRRQRVGRMSGGERQMVAMGRALMLDPRLLLLDEPSAGLAPRMVDRLFEQVKAINSAGVAIVMVEQNARRSLEIAHRGYVLAGGRKRFEGRGADLLTDPEVGRLYLGG, encoded by the coding sequence ATGGCACTTCTGCGAGTCAAACGCCTGAGCGCGGGTTACGGCGACGCCCAGGTGCTCTTCGACGTCTCGATCGAGGTCGGCGCGGGCGAGATCGTCTGCGTCATCGGGCCGAACGGTGCAGGAAAGTCGACGCTGATGAAGGCCCTATTCGGGCTGGTGCAGCCGTCAGCGGGGCGCATCGAGTTCGACGGGGCGGACGTCACCGGGCTTTCGCCGGAGCGCCTGGTGCGCCTGGGGATGGCCTACGTTCCCCAGGTGGACAACGTGTTTGCGTCCCTGACCGTGGAAGAGAACCTCGAGATGGGCGCCTTCGTCCTCAACGAGGGCCTGGAGGCGCGCAAGGAACGCATCTTCTCCCTCTTCCCCGCTCTGCGCGAGCGGCGCCGCCAGCGGGTGGGCCGCATGTCGGGCGGAGAGCGGCAGATGGTCGCGATGGGCCGCGCGCTGATGCTCGACCCCAGGCTGCTGCTCCTCGACGAGCCCTCGGCCGGCCTGGCCCCGCGGATGGTGGACCGCCTGTTTGAACAGGTCAAGGCCATCAACTCAGCGGGGGTCGCCATCGTGATGGTCGAGCAAAACGCCCGGCGATCGCTCGAGATCGCCCACCGGGGGTACGTGCTGGCGGGCGGCCGCAAGCGCTTCGAGGGGCGCGGTGCGGACCTCCTCACCGACCCGGAGGTGGGGCGCCTTTACCTTGGCGGCTAG
- a CDS encoding YHS domain-containing protein, translated as MEVDEKTAKFTSEVEGTTYYFCGPGCKRAFDADPESYVRGGAGSGEARHHGAGHQHDHGGDGPRVR; from the coding sequence ATGGAAGTCGACGAGAAAACAGCGAAGTTCACGTCGGAGGTTGAGGGGACGACCTACTACTTCTGCGGGCCGGGCTGCAAGCGGGCCTTTGACGCCGACCCCGAATCCTACGTGCGGGGCGGGGCCGGCAGCGGCGAAGCCCGCCATCACGGGGCCGGCCACCAGCACGACCACGGTGGCGATGGACCCCGCGTTCGCTAG
- a CDS encoding heavy metal translocating P-type ATPase, which produces MAAPSAQVTETRSPSAPRKATLDLSGMTCASCAVRIEKKLEKTDGVRGATVNFALEKAVVEFDPDQVRARQLVEAVQSLGYQVRTAEKRYRIQGMSCASCAQAVEKALGRLPAVVTASVNFATETATVEYIGELADDEVIRAVEAQGYRAFPAEGEADREKSAREREIRHQRRMLGLSALFSSPLLLYMFGELVPSLGRILPGLLFNPWFQLAMATPVQFVAGWQFYRDSYHTLKNKSANMSVLVAMGTSAAYLYSLVITLAGPLVPGAHHVYFETSAIIITLIILGKYLEALAKGRTSEAIRKLMGLQARTARVVRDGTELEVPVEQVQVGDRVVVRPGEKIPVDGVVVDGYSAVDESMITGESLPVDKKPGDIVIGATINRTGSFTFEATRVGKETALSQIIRIVEEAQGRKAPIQRYADRVSAYFVPAVIAVAALTFAIWYLWGDPGNFTRALVNFVAVLVIACPCAMGLATPTSIMVGTGKGAERGILIKGGEHLELAHRLNAVVLDKTGTITRGEPALTDVVPLPADGHGADGAASSDGAAVAGSEAARRLLAVAASAEAVSEHPLGQAIVQAAREKGLALEAVSAFEAIPGQGVRAVLPSASNGRPDGTEVLVGNRRLMQERGIETAPVEPHVARLEGQGKTAMIVATNGRVAGVVAVADTVKEGSAEAIRQLQRMGIEVYMITGDNRRTAAAIARQVGIDEAHTLAEVLPQEKAEKVKELHAQGRVVGMVGDGINDAPALATADVGFAIGTGTDVAIESADMTLMRGDLSGVVDSIRLSRATIRNVYQNLFWALFYNTVGIPVAAAGFLSPVLAGAAMAFSSVSVVTNALRLRRFRFSEDRLPSRRRDERGRDDGALSSVRDGSRRENSEVHVGG; this is translated from the coding sequence ATGGCGGCTCCGTCCGCACAGGTCACCGAAACGAGATCGCCATCGGCGCCGCGCAAGGCCACGCTCGACCTGAGCGGCATGACGTGCGCATCGTGCGCCGTTCGCATCGAAAAGAAGCTCGAAAAGACGGACGGCGTCAGGGGCGCCACCGTCAACTTTGCTCTGGAGAAGGCCGTGGTCGAGTTCGATCCGGATCAGGTGCGGGCGCGGCAACTCGTCGAGGCGGTCCAGTCGCTGGGATACCAGGTTCGCACCGCCGAGAAGCGCTACCGCATCCAGGGGATGAGCTGCGCGTCGTGTGCGCAAGCTGTCGAGAAGGCCCTCGGGCGGCTTCCGGCCGTGGTGACGGCGTCGGTCAACTTCGCGACGGAGACGGCGACGGTGGAGTACATCGGCGAACTCGCCGACGACGAGGTCATCCGCGCCGTCGAGGCGCAGGGGTACCGGGCGTTTCCGGCGGAGGGAGAGGCCGACCGCGAAAAGAGCGCCCGCGAACGGGAGATCCGCCACCAGCGGCGCATGCTTGGGCTTTCGGCGCTGTTTTCGTCACCGCTTTTGCTTTACATGTTCGGCGAGCTCGTCCCGTCGCTCGGACGGATCTTGCCGGGCCTCCTCTTCAACCCATGGTTCCAGCTGGCGATGGCGACGCCCGTGCAGTTCGTGGCCGGCTGGCAGTTTTACCGGGACAGCTACCACACGCTGAAGAACAAGAGCGCCAACATGTCGGTGCTGGTGGCCATGGGCACTTCGGCCGCTTATCTGTACAGCCTGGTCATCACGCTGGCAGGGCCGCTCGTGCCCGGGGCGCACCACGTCTACTTCGAGACGAGCGCCATCATCATCACGCTCATCATCCTGGGGAAGTACCTGGAGGCGCTGGCCAAGGGCCGCACCAGCGAGGCCATCCGCAAGCTGATGGGCCTGCAGGCCAGGACGGCCCGGGTGGTGCGGGACGGCACCGAGCTGGAGGTGCCCGTCGAGCAGGTCCAGGTCGGGGACCGGGTCGTGGTGCGGCCGGGCGAGAAGATCCCGGTGGACGGCGTCGTGGTCGACGGCTACTCGGCGGTGGACGAGTCCATGATCACCGGCGAGAGCCTGCCGGTGGACAAGAAGCCCGGCGACATCGTCATCGGCGCCACCATCAACAGGACGGGCAGCTTCACCTTCGAGGCCACCCGGGTGGGCAAGGAGACGGCGCTTTCGCAGATCATCCGCATCGTAGAGGAGGCTCAGGGGCGAAAGGCGCCCATCCAGCGCTACGCCGACCGGGTGTCCGCGTACTTCGTGCCGGCGGTCATCGCGGTGGCGGCCCTGACGTTCGCCATCTGGTACTTGTGGGGAGACCCGGGTAACTTCACCAGGGCGCTGGTCAACTTCGTGGCCGTGCTGGTCATCGCCTGTCCCTGCGCGATGGGCCTGGCGACGCCGACCTCCATCATGGTGGGCACCGGCAAAGGCGCCGAACGGGGCATCCTCATCAAGGGCGGTGAGCATCTGGAGCTCGCCCACAGGCTCAACGCCGTGGTCCTCGACAAGACCGGCACCATCACCCGGGGCGAACCGGCCCTGACCGACGTGGTGCCGCTGCCGGCGGATGGCCACGGCGCCGACGGTGCGGCGAGCTCCGACGGCGCCGCGGTGGCCGGAAGCGAGGCGGCGCGGCGCCTGCTGGCCGTGGCGGCGTCGGCCGAGGCCGTCTCGGAGCACCCCCTTGGGCAGGCCATCGTACAGGCGGCCCGCGAGAAGGGCCTGGCGCTGGAAGCCGTCTCTGCCTTCGAGGCCATCCCCGGGCAGGGCGTGCGGGCCGTGCTGCCTTCCGCGTCGAACGGCCGGCCCGACGGCACCGAGGTGCTGGTCGGCAACCGGCGCCTGATGCAGGAGCGGGGCATTGAGACGGCGCCGGTCGAACCGCACGTGGCCCGTCTCGAAGGTCAGGGCAAGACCGCCATGATCGTGGCCACAAACGGCCGGGTGGCGGGCGTCGTGGCCGTGGCCGACACGGTCAAGGAAGGCTCCGCCGAGGCCATCCGGCAGCTCCAGCGTATGGGCATCGAGGTCTACATGATCACCGGCGACAACCGGCGCACGGCGGCGGCCATCGCCCGCCAGGTGGGCATCGACGAGGCCCACACCCTGGCCGAGGTGCTGCCCCAGGAGAAGGCCGAGAAGGTCAAGGAGCTGCACGCCCAGGGTAGGGTCGTCGGCATGGTGGGGGACGGGATCAACGACGCGCCGGCGCTGGCCACGGCGGACGTGGGGTTTGCTATCGGCACCGGGACGGACGTGGCCATCGAGTCGGCCGACATGACGCTCATGCGCGGGGACCTGTCGGGCGTGGTGGACAGCATCCGGCTGAGCCGGGCCACCATCCGCAACGTGTACCAGAACCTGTTCTGGGCGCTGTTCTACAACACCGTGGGCATCCCGGTGGCGGCGGCGGGGTTCCTCTCGCCGGTGCTGGCGGGGGCTGCCATGGCGTTCAGCTCGGTGTCGGTGGTCACCAACGCACTGAGGCTGCGGCGGTTCCGCTTCAGCGAAGACCGGCTGCCCTCGCGGCGCCGCGATGAAAGGGGAAGGGACGATGGCGCGCTGTCTTCCGTGCGGGATGGAAGTCGACGAGAAAACAGCGAAGTTCACGTCGGAGGTTGA